GCGATGGAATTAATATTAGAAGTGCTATGGCTTTGCAGAGCGACCATGTGTTTGAGTAAAGTCTTATCCTTAGTGCCCAAAAAGCCCACACGCCAACCCGTCATACTGAAAGCTTTAGAGAGTCCATTAATAGTGATGGTGCGCTCTAGCATGCCAGACAAGGCTCCAAAGGCGTAAAATGCCCCATCATAAACTAATTTTTCATAAATTTCATCGCTCAACACAAAGGCGTTAGAAGTGGCGATTACTTGGGCTAGGGCTTCTAATTCCTCTCTGGAATAAACCATGCCTGTGGGATTAGAGGGGGTGGTGAGCACGATGATTTTGGTTTGGGCATTGAGCGCGCTTTTGAGCTGTGCGGGGGTGATCTTAAAACCGCTCTCTGCGTTGGTGGGCACAAAGACTGCTTTAGCTCCACTATAGCGCACAAGCTCTGGATAAGTTACCCAACAAGGGGTAGGGATAATCACCTCATCTTCAGGATTGAGCAAGGCCTGAAACACATTAAACAGGCATTGCTTGGCCCCATTGCAAAGCATCACCTCATCGGGGGCATAATCAAGCTGGTTTTCTTGCTGGAATTTTGCGCTCACGCTTTTAAGCAGATCGGGTATCCCTTTTACGGGAGTGTATTTGCTATGTCCTGCTTGAATTGCCTTGATAGCAGCTTGTTTGACACTCTCTGGAGTATCAAAGTCCGGCTCACCTGCGCTAAAACTCAAAATATCTCTGCCCTGTGCCTTGAGCTCTTGGGCTAAGGTAGTGATGGCTATGGTGCTAGATTCTTGAATCTGTGTGATTTGTTTAGAGTACATGATAATCCTTGTGCTTAGTATAAAACAATCCTACATACTAGCAGTGCAAACATGAAAATTCGCTATAATTACAAGTTTAGAGAATTGGTTTGCTAGGCTCTCTAATCTAATTTTGCTGTGAAAGGGTTCTTGTGTCTTTTAACACAACAAACAACAAACAACAAACAACAAACAACAAACAACAAACAACAAACAACAAACACACACTTCTAAGCCTTAGTGTTG
This portion of the Helicobacter felis ATCC 49179 genome encodes:
- a CDS encoding pyridoxal phosphate-dependent aminotransferase: MMYSKQITQIQESSTIAITTLAQELKAQGRDILSFSAGEPDFDTPESVKQAAIKAIQAGHSKYTPVKGIPDLLKSVSAKFQQENQLDYAPDEVMLCNGAKQCLFNVFQALLNPEDEVIIPTPCWVTYPELVRYSGAKAVFVPTNAESGFKITPAQLKSALNAQTKIIVLTTPSNPTGMVYSREELEALAQVIATSNAFVLSDEIYEKLVYDGAFYAFGALSGMLERTITINGLSKAFSMTGWRVGFLGTKDKTLLKHMVALQSHSTSNINSIAQYAAVYALSGAVNADVERMRLAFKERRDVAYAGINTVEGLSCLKPQGAFYVWIKIPHSSVEFCQDLLQSQGVALVPGSAFEMEGFVRMSYACSLEQIKKGLARLKEFMEQRA